A DNA window from Onychostoma macrolepis isolate SWU-2019 chromosome 13, ASM1243209v1, whole genome shotgun sequence contains the following coding sequences:
- the plaua gene encoding plasminogen activator, urokinase a, giving the protein MKCILRILLLSCALYFTEATKSPRKIYTSTRVKDKCILDGSEESKNKVSVTVSGRICLPWNSLSRKNSSFRNCFHNYCRNPDNKIQPWCIVRKRNRYVQEYCDIPHREIKPTTTSPPTSDPSKQDTESTCGERRLKPLTKIIGGSRSTDESQPWIAAIFKGEGFVCGGTLIAPCWILTAAHCFPDGKKTRMMRYSVYLGKNAINETDNVKEQQFNVSKLVVHENYDYTAEDFNNDIALLRIEDSSGQCAVRTDSVRTACLPPFQQMLPTGFYCEIAGYGRHQKGGFEYSRYLKQAQVRLISQNACQNKYYSKDEVNKNMFCAAGRDWEEDACQGDSGGPLVCEVQNTMFLFGVISWGKECAKRSNPGVYTKVTNYNNWISLHTGLPKYTAGSRYPQKD; this is encoded by the exons ATGAAGTGTATACTTAGGATATTACTCTTGTCATGCGCCCTGTACTTTACTGAAGCC acTAAAAGCCCTCGGAAAATATACACTTCTACTCGAGTAAAGG ATAAGTGCATACTTGATGGAAGCGAGGAGAGCAAAAACAAAGTGTCGGTGACAGTCAGTGGACGGATATGTCTACCATGGAATTCATTATCAAGGAAAAACTCCTCCTTCAGGAACTGCTTTCATAACTACTGCAG GAATCCAGATAACAAGATTCAGCCATGGTGCATTGTAAGGAAAAGAAACCGTTATGTACAGGAATACTGTGACATTCCCCACAGGGAAATTAAACCAA CCACCACGAGTCCACCCACATCTGACCCATCAAAGCAGGACACAG AATCAACGTGTGGGGAGCGACGCTTGAAGCCCCTTACAAAGATAATAGGAGGATCAAGGTCAACTGATGAGTCACAGCCTTGGATTGCAGCTATCTTCAAAGGAGAGGGATTCGTTTGTGGAGGAACTCTTATTGCTCCATGCTGGATCCTCACTGCAGCCCACTGCTTCCCTGACGG TAAGAAAACACGCATGATGAGATACTCTGTCTATCTGGGAAAGAATGCCATCAATGAAACCGACAATGTCAAAGAGCAGCAGTTCAACGTGAGCAAACTTGTAGTCCATGAGAACTATGATTACACAGCTGAAGACTTTAATAACGACATTG CTCTTCTGAGGATAGAGGACAGCAGTGGACAATGTGCAGTGAGGACAGACTCTGTGAGAACCGCATGTCTTCCCCCTTTCCAGCAGATGCTTCCCACAGGATTCTACTGTGAGATTGCTGGCTATGGAAGACATCAAAAGG GTGGCTTTGAGTACTCTCGATATCTGAAACAGGCTCAAGTGAGGCTTATTTCCCAGAATGCTTGCCAGAACAAGTATTACAGCAAGGATGAGGTCAATAAAAACATGTTCTGCGCAGCTGGTAGAGACTGGGAGGAAGATGCTTGCCAG GGCGACTCAGGAGGGCCTCTGGTGTGTGAAGTACAAAACACCATGTTCCTATTCGGTGTCATTAGCTGGGGAAAAGAGTGTGCAAAAAGGTCGAACCCAGGAGTTTACACAAAAGTCACCAATTATAATAACTGGATCTCACTGCATACTGGTTTACCCAAATATACAGCAGGCTCCAGGTATCCACAAAAGGATTAA
- the chuk gene encoding inhibitor of nuclear factor kappa-B kinase subunit alpha: protein MEKPPFRQNQVCGSWLMKERLGTGGFGHVYLYQNQETSEKIAVKLCRLELNAKNKDRWSREIQIMKKLKHLNVVTAKDVPEEMMHIALNDLPLLAMEYCSKGDLRKLLSKPENCCGLKESEVLALLNDVGSGIQYLHENKIIHRDLKPENIVLQDISGKLVHKIIDLGYAKDLDQGSLCTSFVGTLQYLAPELFEGKSYTVTVDYWSFGTMIFECCCGFRPFLHNLQPVQWTSKVRNKGPKDIMAVEDMNGEVRFSTRLPYPNNLSRTLLEPLEGLLQLMLKWDPVQRGGGLNPETKQPQCFSLLDQILNMKVVHILNMTTTQVHSFLLSPDEGLLSLQHKIETETNIELLNQELLQETGVMLDPRKPAAQCVLDGVRGWDSYIVYLFDKSLTKYSGPLTARTLPESVNFIVRETKTQLPLSALKKVWGEAVSYICGLREDYSRLFQGQRAAMLSLLRYNTNLTRYKNMMFSFSQQLKAKLDFFKSSIQYDLEKYSDQMQYGISSEKMLKAWQDNEEKAAAFVQVAEIGHLDEEIMALHSEIVELQRSPYARRQGDVMEQLQDRAIELYRQLKAKCKMPDPQHGYSDSSEMVKVIVQTVQNQDRVLRDLYAHLSKILLSKQKIIDLFPKIERTLESIKEADSTVMQMQIKRQREFWHLLKIACAQNTTRSSASQSGEMPSSLSTWNQTQAQCSSRLPMSLQVPHEGDSVNHLLEENQRYLSQLTSLLQETTEEKSESIMAQDWSWTKYESLVAKSQRL from the exons ATGGAGAAACCTCCTTTCAGACAGAATCAGGTCTGTGGGTCATGGCTTATGAAGGAGAGGCTGGGGACAGGAGGATTTGGACATGTCTACCTGTATCAAAATCAG GAAACCTCGGAAAAGATTGCTGTGAAGCTCTGTCGCCTTGAACTTAATGCAAAAAACAAAGACAGATGGAGTCGAGAGATCCAAATTATGAAAAA GCTGAAGCACCTTAATGTGGTTACAGCAAAGGATGTGCCTGAGGAGATGATGCACATTGCCTTGAACGATTTACCGCTTTTAGCCATGGAATACTGTTCCAAGGGAGACCTTAGAAAG TTACTCAGCAAACCAGAAAATTGTTGTGGGTTAAAAGAAAGTGAGGTGTTGGCGCTACTCAATGATGTTG GTTCTGGAATCCAGTACCTCCATGAGAATAAGATCATTCACAGAGATCTCAAACCAGAGAATATTGTGCTACAAGATATCAGTGGAAAG CTTGTCCACAAAATAATCGACCTTGGCTATGCCAAAGATCTAGACCAGGGGAGTCTATGTACTTCATTTGTGGGGACTTTACAATATCTG GCTCCAGAGCTGTTTGAAGGCAAGTCGTACACAGTCACTGTGGACTATTGGAGCTTTGGCACCATGATCTTTGAGTGCTGCTGTGGATTTCGACCGTTTCTTCATAATCTTCAGCCTGTGCAGTG GACAAGCAAAGTGCGAAACAAGGGTCCTAAGGACATAATGGCTGTAGAAGACATGAATGGTGAAGTCCGCTTTTCCACCCGCCTTCCTTACCCCAACAATCTGAGCAG GACACTACTGGAGCCCTTAGAGGGGCTGCTACAGCTGATGCTAAAGTGGGACCCAGTACAGAGGGGAGGAGGATTGAATCCAGAAACAAAACAGCCCCAATGCTTTTCTCTTCTAGATCAAATACTGAACATGAAG gttgTGCACATCTTAAACATGACAACGACCCAGGTTCACTCATTTCTGCTTAGCCCAGATGAAGGGCTTCTTTCTCTGCAACACAAGATTGAGACCGAGACCAACATTGAACTTTTGAATCAAGAGCTTCTGCAAGAAACAGGAGTCATGTTAGATCCCAGGAAACCTGCTGCACAGTGTGTGTTAGATGGAGTA AGAGGATGGGACAGCTACATTGTATATCTGTTTGACAAGAGTTTGACCAAGTACTCAGGACCTCTAACAGCTAGAACACTTCCTGAGAGTGTGAACTTTATCG TGCGGGAAACCAAAACTCAGCTCCCTCTGAGTGCCCTTAAAAAGGTTTGGGGTGAGGCAGTAAGCTACATTTGTGGCCTCAGAGAAGACTACAGCCGCCTCTTCCAGGGCCAACGTGCAGCCAT gTTGAGCCTTCTCCGCTACAACACCAACCTTACGAGATATAAGAACATGATGTTTTCCTTTTCGCAGCAGCTCAAAGCAAAGCTTGACTTTTTTAAGAGCAGCATACAGTATGACTTGGAGAAATACAGTGATCAGATGCAGTACGGCATAT CCTCTGAAAAAATGCTGAAGGCTTGGCAGGACAATGAAGAGAAGGCTGCTGCGTTTGTACAG GTGGCAGAGATCGGCCACCTGGATGAGGAAATAATGGCTTTGCACTCAGAAATTGTTGAGCTTCAGAGAAGTCCTTATGCTCGTCGACAAGGAGACGTCATGGAGCAACT GCAAGACAGAGCAATTGAACTCTACAGACAATTGAAggcaaaatgtaaaa TGCCAGACCCCCAGCACGGCTACAGTGACAGCTCTGAGATGGTGAAGGTCATTGTACAGACTGTCCAGAATCAGGACCGGGTACTGCGGGATCTATATGCACACCTCAG taaaatcctTCTGAGTAAGCAGAAGATCATCGACCTCTTCCCTAAAATTGAGAGGACACTGGAGAGCATTAAGGAGGCAGACAGCACTGTCATGCAGATGCAGAtcaagagacagagagagttcTGGCATTTACTGAAGATTGCCTGT gCACAAAACACCACGCGAAGCTCTGCGAGTCAGAGTGGAGAGATGCCCTCCTCGCTGTCAACATGGAACCAGACTCAAGCCCAGTGCTCCTCTCGCCTGCCCATGTCTCTTCAAGTGCCACACGAGGG AGATTCAGTCAATCATTTACTTGAGGAGAACCAGCGCTATTTGAGTCAGCTTACCAGTTTACTGCAAGAAACCACTGAGGAGAAATCAGAGAGCATCATG GCTCAAGACTGGAGCTGGACTAAATACGAATCTCTGGTTGCTAAATCACAGCGTTTGTAG